GGCTGTACTGCTCGGTATACGGCAAACGTGTTGGGATCGGTGTCGCGCGCAGCCCCGGTATCGAGTTATTCGTCGTGCCCGCGGCAGGGTCAGCGAACGTCGTATTCTGCACCGTCAGGTTGTTCAGGAACGGAGCGTTGGTGAAGATGTTGTTCTCGTAGATGCCCGTCAGCGTCGAGTCCCACACGAGACCCCAGCCGCCACGAACGGCGGTGGTATTGCTGGGGAACGGGCTCCACGCAAAGCCGAGACGTGGCGAGAACTTTCCACCCGACTCCGGTCCAACCTTGCTGCCCCACGGCGAGTTGAGGTTGTTGACGATGATGCCGTTGTAGGGATCACCCGTTCCCGGAATATAGGTGGACGGCGTACCCGTCACAAGCGTCGGAGCATTCGCCGGGATGAACTTATCGGCGTCGAAGTTCGTGAGCATGTTCTTCGCGTCCCACGGCTGACGGAACTGCGAGTAACGAACGCCAACATTGAGCGTCAGCTGCGGAAGGACGCGATAGTCGTCCTGCGCGTAGAACTCGTACTCGGTCTTGCGAATGTCAGGACGCAGATCGAGCGAAGTTTGCGTGAAGGTTGCGTTGATACCGAGCAGGAAGTTCGCCCACGTCTGCTCTGAGCTGATGCCGCCCGGCGCAAGCGCCGTGGTTGCGAAGGCGAAGTTGCCGGCGTTCGTGCTGGCGTTATTTTCGGTCTTCTCGTAGTAGTTATAGGTCGCACCGAACTTCAATGTCTGGCGGCCGGTAGCAAACGTCACGTTATCGAAACCGTTGAAGTTACGGCTGTAGTTGTCGTAGTCACCGAAGCCCTTCACCGCATTGAAGCCGGTGATCGAAATGCCCGGGATCGAGTCAACCGTGCTGCGGAACGGGAGCGTGACGTTCACGTCCGGCGAGTTCTTCTTCGCCATCAACCCGATGGGCTGGCTGAAGCGGCGTCCTGTGGTGTACGCAAAGGCCACTTCATTCAGCAGGGTCGGACGAATCACCGAGGTAAGGCGCGCCATGATGTTGCCGCCCGGCGAGGACGACTGCGTTGTTGACGCATTCGGGATCGTCGCGTTGATCTGGTAGCCATAAGGCTCCACCGTATTGATAGCATCGCGGATGTAGCGGACCGTCATCGACTCGCGCGGCGAAAAAGAATGATCGAAGCGCGCAAGTTCCTGGTGCAGGTCATAGATAGAGCGGCCGGTGGAGATGAGGAGATAGCTGGTCGGCGTTCCATCAGGAATCTTGCTGTAAACGTCCTTGATGTATTCCTGCGCGATCGGGCTGATGTTCGTGATGTTCGTCGTATAAGCGCCCGGCGTACATGCGGTAGCCTTCGCGGTCGTAAAGCTCGTACAGACCTGATGGGTGAAGATGCCCTTCTTCAGGTCAGCCGTCGGTGCAAGACCACCACCCTGCGTCTGGTACTGAAGAATGCGGCGCGCCTCTTCCGAGAAGAAGAAGAACGTATCGTGCATCTTCGGCACGGGTCCGCCCACCGAACCGCCGAAGTCGTTGTAGCGCAGCGGCGGTCGCACAATGCCCTTGTGGTTGTTGAGTGCGCTGTTGGCGTTCAGCACATCGTTACGGAAGAACTCATACAAGTCGCCGTGATACTTGCTGCCACCGGCGACCGTGATGACATTGACCTGCGACGCAGCGTTGCGGCCATACTCCGCGCTGTAAACACCGCGTGTCACCTTGAACTCTGCAATCGCATCGATCGAAGGCGTATTGACGAGCGTCGTGTTTGCACCGCGATCGAGGTTGTCCGCGCCGTCGAGCAGGAATGCATTGGCCGATACGCGTCCGCCGTTCAGCGAATACGTCAGCGAGTTCACGCTGCCGGTCGGGTTCACCGCGCCGATCGTCAACTCGTCGCTACCGGCAGTGTTCGTCACGCCTGGCAGCAATGCCAGCAAACCGAGGAAGTTGCGGTTGACGATGGAAAGCTGCTGCACTTCACTGCGCGAAATGATCTGCTCCGACGCCGAAGTTTGCGTCTGCACCTGCACCGCATCAGCATTCACGGTGATGACTTCATCCGCCGCGCCCGGCACCATCTTGATCGCGAAATTCAAGCGATCCGATACGTGCAGCTCAATGCTCGTCTGGTCGACAGATCGGAAGCCCGTGGCCGAGATGTGAATCGCATAGTGACCCACCGGCAGCAATGTGGCGTTGAACTCAGCCTCGCCGTTCGTCTTCAGCGAACGGATCTTCTGCTTCGTATCGGTGTTGATCACGTCTACGCGCGCTCCCGGCAACAGCCCGCCGGTGGAGTCCGTCACGCGTCCGACGATGGTTCCCGTGATCTCCTGCGAGACCGCCGGAGCGCTCGCCAGAAGCGACGACCCCACACACGCCGCGCCGAAAATCAGCGGGCGAAATACTTGCTTTGCGCGACCTCTGCCAGAAGACAGGAAGAACAGCATGGAGCAACTCCGATTGCAGGTGAGTAACTGTCCTCTACTGATATGTCAGTGATACACGGATGTCAACAGATTTTTACATTTCGTTACGACAGTGACCGGAATAACGAGTGCTTCGCTCAAAATGAGCGAATGTGCCGCCGCTCGCCGCAGTTTGAGCGCGGGCGCGGATTTGATATTGATCGATTTCGGACGCGGCTCTCGACGGACTCCAGGGCGCGCACGAAGCCACCCCGCATCAGCATCAAGTCGGAGCGTTTATTGCCCTGATGAGGGTGGGTACCTGCCTTGAGCGCTGCCGCTTATTCGCCGATCAGGTGCAGAACGATTTCGCGACGGTGCGGGTGCACGCGATGCTCGAAGAGGTAAATACCCTGCCACGTCCCCAGCGCCATGCGACCGTTTACGAACGGGATGGAGAGCTGAACCTGCGTAAGCGCCGTCTTCAGATGAGCGGGCATATCGTCCGCGCCTTCGTAGTTGTGCTCGTAAGGGCCATCGTCTGGGGCGATCTGGTCGAAGTAAGCGCGGATGTCGGTCCGCACCGTGGGGTCAGCGTTTTCCTGAATCAGCAGCGACGCCGACGTGTGCCGGCAGAAAACCGTGACCAGTCCCGTCCGCATCTCCTGACGCCCTGCCCACTCGGCCACGCTTGGAGTGAACTCGTAGAGTCCCTTCCCACGCGTGGCGATTTCCAGCTTGTGCACAGCCTGCTTCAAGTCCGCCCCCTTTGGCAGTATAAGGGGAGCCAGCGACCTTAGGCCGATCGAGTCGCGGCCTCCTGCCGCAGCCTGATCGCGATGCGCAGTCCACCACCAGAGCGGTTGTGAGCCGAGATACCTCCGTGGTGCAGGCGCGCCGCGCGCTCGGCGATCGAAAGCCCCAGGCCGAATCCGCCCGTAGAGCTGCCGCGTGCAGAGTCCGTCCGGAAGAAGGCGCGGAACAACATCGCCAGGCTCTCCTCGGGCACGCCGGGGCCGCGATCAGCGACCTCGATCGTCACAAAGCTGGATGGCCTGGCCGCGCGGTCCTTTGAGCTCTGCCGGAGGCTCTCGGAGCCGAGCGCGATCTCCACCTCCGTCCCCGGATGCGTGTAGCGGATCGCATTCCGCGCCACGTTCTCCACCATGCGGCGCAGCAGCTCGGCGTTGCCGTCCACGAAGAGCGGCGAGGTGGGCACGCGGAGGTTCACACTGCACTGTCGGCGCTCGGCTTCGAATCGCAGGTCCGGCATCATCGACTCGACGAGTTCGCGGACCTCGATGCGCTCACGGGATGCGATCTCCTGCGTGCTTTCCATCAGCGAAAGCGTCAGCATCTGGCCGATCAGATCGTTCACGCGCTCCGCTTCAATCTCCATGCGATCGAGCTCGGGCAACGGCGCACCGCTCTGCTCGCGCGCCATTTCAAGCGCAAGCCGCAGCCGGGCCAGCGGCGACCGAAGCTCGTGGCTCACATCGCGCACGAGCATCTTCTGCGCCTCCATCAAGCCGCTGATGCGGTCTGCCATGTAGTTGAAGTCGAGCATCAGACTCCGCACATCAGCACCGCCCCATCCACTGAAGCGACCCTTGGATACCGGCAGCCGTACCGAGAGATCGCCTGCAGAGAAGTCACGAAACGCTCTCGACAATGCGCGCACCGGCAACGTCAGCAGGAACGCAAACAGGAAGGTGATGACCAACGAAACCGGCAACGCCACGCCCGGCAGATGCGGGAACCACGGACGCGGTACATACGGGCCGTGATGCAACACCACGTATTGCTGCTGCCCGAGACTCGCCGGCGTCGCCGTGATCCATTCGCTTCCATGGTGCAAACCCACGACGTGATTGCTGCGCACAGAATCGCGCACCAGCTCTACCGTTTTTGCATCGAGAGCCGCGCCGCACATCGTTTGCCCGGACGTGTTCGAGAGCACGTAGTACTGACGAATGCGCGGAGGAAAGTCACATCCGTGGTGTTGATAGATAGCGACGACTGACTCGTTGACCTGCTCCGCATCCTGCTGAGAGAACGCAAAGATGTTTTCGAGCGAACCATGCGCGCCGTCGGGGTTCAGCGCAGTCGCCACAAGGAAGATGCCGATCGTCACCAGCCAGAACGCGACGAACATCTGCAGGAAGAATGTCCGCATTTATCGCTCCCCGCCATCGCCTTCCGGCACGAAGATGTAACCGCTGTTGCGCACCGAACGAATGCCGCCGTGAAAGCCTGCAAGCTGCTCGAGCTTGCGTCGCAAGCGCGAGACGGTCATGTCCACGGTGCGATCGAAGGGGCGAGACGCGCGCTCAAAAACCGTCAGCGAAAGCTCATCGCGGCTGATCACCTCATGCGCTCTCTCAAGAAAGAATTGCAGCAACATGAACTCCGCATCCGTGAGCGGCACAAGTCGCTGACGAAACGAGATCGCACGCTTTAGCGAATCGACACTGAAGCCGCTCACCTCGGTGGACGATGCGGTCTTCTCTGCGGTCGCCTGTGAGCGCCGCAGAATCGCTTTCATCCTCGCCATCAACTCGCGCGGGTTGAACGGCTTACCAAGATAGTCGTCCGCGCCGAGCTCGAGGCCGACGATGCGATCGATCTCTTCTCCGCGAGCGGTGAGCAAGAGCACGCGATGAGAATGCGCCTTATGCAGTCGGCGAAGCACCTCGAAGCCATCCATATCGGGCAGCATCACATCGACGATCACGAGGTGGGGCATTAGCGATGCCGCGGAGGCAAGTCCAGCTTCACCGGAGTGGGCCGTGGAGACGCTCCAGCCATGCGAGCCCAGATAGCTGCTGAGCATCTCGCAGAGCTCGACATCGTCATCCACAATCAGCACCGAGTCTGCTCCACTAGACGCCATCGCTCGCGGTTCTCCTCATCGCTGTCTATTGTCACGCAAAATCATGCCACTTTACCGGTCGTGACAAAGTGTTACAAACCGTGACGTTCGTGCTTCCGACTACCGCGTCTCCTTAGAGAGCGAGCTCTCTCGCGAGAGGACGGCACCCTGATGGCAGAACCGGCAGCCCTGAACACAACCCAGCCTACGCATTCACCCCAACGCAAACATCGTTGGCTTGCCTGGCTCCTCGGCGTGGTCGTCGTGCTGCTGTTGCTCGTGCCGCTCTTCCTGCACTCCAAGGACGCAACACCAGCTGGCCCGCCTGCCGGCGCTGGCACCTCCGTCACCGTCGAGGCCGTGAAGCAAGGATCGATGGATGTCTTCCTCGATGCCCTCGGCACGGTCACGCCGCTGCAGACCGTGAACGTATACAGCCAGGCCAGCGGTCGAGTCATGGCGGTCAACTACCGCGAGGGGCAGATGGTGCAGAAAGGACAATCTCTCGTAGAGATCGACCCGCGCCCTGTAGAAGCGCAACTGCAACAGGCTCTCGGCACCCTGGCGAAAGACCGCTCCGCACTCGAGCAGGACAAGGTGAATCTCAAGCGCTATCAGGACGCGCTTGCCGGCAACGCCATCGCGCAGCAGACGGTCTTCGACGCAGAAGCCACCGTGCGACAGGCCGAAGGCACCGTGCAAAACGACGAAGGCTCCGTTGCCTACTATCGCGTGCAGCTTTCTTACTGCCACATCGTCGCGCCCATCTCCGGACGCATCGGCCTGCGCCTCGTAGACCCCGGCAACACCATCTTCTCCGGCAGCAGTTCCACCATCGCGACGATCACGCAACTGAACCCGATCACAACGGTCTTCTCCATCGCCGAAGACCACATGCCAGCCGTACAGAAACAGATCCAGCAGCAGAAGGACGGACTGCGCGTAGATCTCTACGATCGCGCGCTGGAAAACAAACTTTCCACGGGTAAGCTGCTCACCTTTGACAACCAGGTAGACACCTCCACCGGCACCGTTCGCCTGCGTGCACAGTTCGACAACCAGTCCAATACGCTCTTCCCCAATCAGTTCGTCAATGCGCGACTCGAAGTGAATCGTCTTGAGAACGCGAAGATCGTCAGCACCGCAGCCGTGCAGTACAACGGTCAGCAGGCGTTCGTCTACACCATCGACCCGGCCAACAAGGTGCATCTGCAGAACGTCACCGTCATCAACACCGAAGGCAATCAGTCCGCCATCGATGGCATCAATGTCGGCGAGCGCGTCGTCACCAGCAACTTCGACCGCATTCAGGACGGCGGTAGCGTCTCCATCCAAGGCGCAAAGCCCGCCACGAAGACGACAGGACAAGCACGATGAACCTGTCCGAACTCTTCATCAAGCGGCCTGTTGCGACCATCCTGCTGATGGTCGCCATCCTTCTCGTGGGCGTTGTTTCCTACATGCAGCTGCCGATCTCCGCATTGCCTGAGGTGAACTACCCGACGATCCAGGTGCAGACGTTCTACCCCGGTGCAAGCCCGGACGTGATGTCCTCCACCGTAACGGGGCCGCTTGAGAAGCAGTTCGGACAGATTCAAGGACTGAGCCAGATGACCTCCACCTCCTCGGGCGGGTCCTCGGTCATCGTGCTTCAGTTTTCGCTCACCGAAGATATCGACGTCGCCGAGCAAGAGGTGCAAGCGGCCATCAACGCCGCTACCAGCTATCTTCCAGACGATCTTCCCGTACCGCCGATCTATAGCAAAACAAACCCCGCCGACGCACCGGTCCTTACGCTGGCGCTTACGTCAAAGAGCCTCACGCTTTCGCAAGTCGAAGACCTCGCCGACACACGCCTCGCACCAAAGATCTCTCAGCTTTCAGGCGTAGGACTTGTCACAATCCAAGGTGGACAGAAGCCTGCCGTTCGCATTCAAGCGAATCCTGTCGCGCTGTCTTCGTACGGCCTCACACTCGAAGACCTGCGAACTGCGCTCTCCAACAACAGCGTGAATGGCTCGAAGGGAACCTTCAACGGACCTCAGCAAGCGTACACGATCGACGCAAACGATCAGCTCACCTCGGCCGATCAATACAAGGACGTAGTCGTTGCCTACAAGAACGGCAACGCGGTCTTCGTCAAAGACATCGCCCACGTGACGAACTCGGTGGAGAACAACCAACTCGCCGCTTGGTCCGGTGAAACGCCTGCAATCATTCTCAACATTCAGCGCCAATCCAACGCGAACACGATCAAGGTCGTCGACTCGATTCAGGCGCTCCTCCCCGAGCTCAAGTCCACACTGCCGGCTTCCGTCGAAGTCCGCACTCTGACGGATCGTACCGTTACGGTACGCGCATCCGTTGAAGATGTGGAATACGAGCTTTTGCTCACCATTGGCCTCGTCGTTGCGGTCATCTTCATGTTCCTCCGCTCCTGGCGCGCGACCATCATCCCGGCCGTGGCCGTGCCGCTCTCGCTCATCGGCACCTTCGCGGCGATGTACGCGCTCGGCTATAGCCTGAACAATCTCACCCTGATGGCGCTGACTATCTCCACCGGCTTCGTGGTGGACGATGCCATCGTGATGATCGAAAACATCAGCCGCTATCTCGAAGAGGGCATGTCTCCGATGGAAGCTGCGCTCAAAGGATCCTCTGAAATCGGCTTCACGATCCTTTCGCTGACCGTCTCTCTCATCGCCGTGCTGATTCCCTTGCTCTTCATGAGCGACATCACGGGGCGTCTCTTCCGGGAGTTCGCCGTGACCCTCGCGGTCACGATCGTCATCTCCGCCGTCGTATCGCTCACCCTCACTCCGATGATGGCGTCTCGCCTGCTGAAGCACACGCCGCCGGAAGAAGAAGGTCGCTTCTATAAGTGGTCCGAGAATATCTTCGAGCGCATCATCCACTTCTACGGACGCACGCTCACCTGGGTACTTGGACGACAGATCGCGACACTCATCGTAGCGTTGCTCACGATCATCACCGCAGGTCTGCTCTACTACTACATCCCGAAGGGCTTCTTCCCCACGCAGGACACGGGCGTCATCCAGGCGATCACCCAGGCACCAGAGGCGACGAGCTTCGATGCGATGGAGCAGCGACAGAAAGCCGTCGCGCGCATCGTCCTCGCCGACCCGGCAGTGGAGTCGATCTCCTCCTTCGTTGGCGTCGATGGAACCAACGCCACGCTCAACAGCGGTCGCCTGCAGATCACGCTGAAGCCGCTCTCAACCCGCAAAGTCAGCGCTTCCGACATCATCCAACGTCTGCGCAGCAAGGTGTCCACTGTCGAGGGCATCAAGACCTACATGCAGCCCGTGCAGGACCTCACCGTAGAAGATCGCGTGAGCCGTACGCAGTATCAATACACCATCGAAGACCCCGACCAGGCGGAGCTCAACGCATGGACACAGAAGATCGTCGAGCAGTTCCGTAAGCTTCCGCAGCTGCAGGATGTTGTTACCGACGAAGCACCGAATGGCAACTCGCTGAACGTCACCATCGATCGCGTCACCGCCTCGCGCCTGGGAGTGACGCCGTCCACTCTCGACGCAACGCTCTACGACGCCTTCGGCCAACGCCAGGTCACAACTCTCTACACGCAGACGAACCAGTATCACGTGATCCTCGAAGCCCTGCCGCAGTTCCAGTCATCACCGCGCGGCCTCGACAGCATTTACCTCCAGGGCACGAACGGTACGAGCTCGTCGAGTTCCACGGGCAGCTCTTCCTCTTCTTCCTCGAGTTCGTCTTCCTCCACGAGCAGCACATCGCAACTCAGCGCGGCATCAAGCTCTGGCGTCAGCGCTGTCGCCTCAAGCAACTCCGCGCTCGCCACAACATCTGCATCCTCGCAGTTGAGCTCTTCCGCAAGCAGCAACACACTCACCAGCAACAGCAGCGTGCTGCAAACCGCGTCGAACAACGCCACGACCACCATTGCTGGCTCATCGACAACCGGCACTTCCGCAGCTTCCAGCTCGGGCACTTCGTCGTCGGACACAACCGCTCTACCGATTCCGATGAGCGCCTTCAGCACGGTAGAGAAGAAACTCAGCCCGCTCACCATCGATCATCAAGGGCAGTTCCCTGTCGTCACGGTCAGCTTCAACCTCGCTCCGGGCGTTCACCTGAGCCAGGCGGTCGACGCGATCCACAAAGTTGAGAAGGACATGAAGCCACCGGTGAATCTGCAGCTTCAGTTTCAGGGCACTGCGGCTTCCTATGAGAACTCGCTCGCCAACGAAGGACTACTGGTTCTCGCGGCACTGCTCACCGTGTATATCGTCCTCGGCGTTCTCTACGAAAGCTTCATTCACCCCTTCACGATTCTCTCGACGTTGCCCTCGGCCGGCGTAGGCGCACTGCTCGCGCTGTTTGTCTGCAAACAGGACCTCGGCATCGTGGGCATCATCGGCATCGTGTTGCTCATCGGCATCGTGAAGAAGAACGGCATCATGATCGTCGACTTCGCGATGCAAGCTGAGCGCGAAGAAGGCAAGAGTCCTGAAGAGGCCATCTACTCCGCATCGCTGCTGCGCTTCCGCCCCATCTTGATGACCACGCTGGCCGCGCTCTTCGGAGGTATCCCTCTTGCGCTAGGCCAGGGTATCGGCGCGGAGCTTCGTCGCCCGCTGGGCATCGCGATGGTGGGCGGTTTGCTCGTCAGCCAACTGCTCACGCTGTACACGACCCCTGTCATCTATCTCTGGTTCGACCGCATTAGCCAACGCCTGCGCCGCTCCAGGAACGCGCAGTTCGTTCCGTCCGTGGAGCCCGGCGCATGAACCTCTCCGCTCCTGCCATCCGAAGGCCCATCGCCACCATCCTGCTGACAGCAGCGATCGCACTCGCCGGCTCCATCGCGTTCAACGTATTGCCCGTGTCGCCGCTGCCGCAGATCGACTCGCCCACCATATCGGTAAACGCCTCACTACCGGGCGCATCCCCAGAAGTGATGGCCGCAGCGGTGGCCACGCCGCTGGAGCGCCAGTTCGGCCACATCGCTGGCGTCACGGAGATGGTGAGCCAGAGCTCCACCGGCTCCGCGACGATCTCCCTGCAGTTCGATCTCAACCGCAACATCGACGCTGCCGCGCGCGACGTGCAGGCCGCCATCAGCGCTGCTCGCACGTACCTCCCCACCAACCTGCCGTCGAACCCCACATACCGCAAGGTGAACTCTGCGGACCGACCCATCGCGATCATCGCCGTCACCTCTGACTCTGCTTCTACAGGCGAAATGTATGACTCTGCGTCAACCATCCTCGAGCAGAAGCTTTCACAGATTCAAGGCGTCGGTCAGGTCACTGTAGGGGGATCCTCGTTGCCTGCGGTCCGCGTCGAGATCAATCCCCTGCAGTTGCAGCACTACGGCGTCAGCCTCACGACGGTGGCGACGTTTCTGCAGAACCAGAACGCGCACTCACCGACGGGAAGCATCGCGGACGGCAAGACTACAGCCTTCATCAAGGTGAACGATCAACTCTCGAAAGCTGCGGACTACAAAGACCTCGTCGTCACCGTGAAGAACGGATCGCCGATTCGCCTGCGCGATGTGGCCGAAGTCGAGGACGGCACGGAAAGCATTCGCTCCGCGGGCTACGTCAACGGCAAGACTGCAGTGATGATCATCGTGTTCAAGCAGCCCGGCGCGAACATCATTCAGACGGTGGACAAGATCAAAAGCGAACTGCCTGCTATGCAACTTGCGATCCCGGCCTCGCAACACATCGGAATCATGGTCGACGCAACGACGACGATTCGCGCGTCGCTGCATGATGTCGAGCGAACGCTGCTGCTCTCAATCTTGCTGGTAATTCTGGTCGTCTTCGTTTTTCTGCGCGATTGGCGTGCCACGCTGATCCCCGGCATCGCCGTTCCCGTCTCGCTGATCGGAACATTTGCGGCGATGTACCTGCTCGGCTATTCGCTGGACAATCTCTCGTTGATGGCGCTTACCATCTCCACCGGCTTCGTCATTGACGACGCAATCGTGGTGATGGAAAACATCAAGCGGCATCTCGAAGATGGAATGCCCACCAAGGAAGCAGCCTTCAAAGGCGCCAAGGAGATCGGCTTCACGGTACTCTCGATCACCGCGTCGCTGCTGGCTGTCTTCATTCCCATCCTGATGATGGGCGGGATCATCGGACGTCTCTTCCGCGAGTTTGCCGTCACGCTTTCGCTCGCCATCACCATCTCCATGCTGTTGTCGCTGACAACGACACCCATGCTCTGCTCATTGCTGCTGAAGCAGCACGGCGAGACCAGGCATGGAAAGCTATATCTGATCGTCGAGCGTGCGTTTGAGCTTCTTGTACGCGGCTACGAACGCTCACTGCGCTGGGTACTGCGAGACCATGCAGTGATGGTGCTGATCCTCTTCTTCGTGACTGCGGCGATGAATATCACGTACCTCACACGCGTCTCGAAGGGCTTCTTCCCCACGCAGGACACGGGAGAGATCATGGGCGGAATGCGTGGGCCGCAGGACGCGTCCTTCGGCATGATGAGCGACGCACTGAAGCGCGCGATCGCCATCGTGCGCGCTGACCCCGCCGTGCAGAATGCTGTCGGCTTCACCGGCGGACAGGGCACGAGCAACAGCGGATTTATGTTCGTCGCGTTGAAGCCACTGGCACAACGCGGTGTCAGCGCAGCTGAGGTCGTCAATCGCCTGCGACCCAGGCTCGCAAAGATCAAGCAGGCGCAGACCTTCCTCATGGCCGCGCAAGATCTGCAGATCGGCGGACGCCAGACCAACGCGCAGTATCAGTACACCCTGCAAGCGGACAGTACGGCGGACCTGCGCAGCTATGTGCCGAAGCTTTATCTCAAGATGAAAGAGCTGCCGGCATTGCGCGATGTGGATACGGACCTGCAAGCAGGCGGCCTCGAGGCGTACCTCACTTACGACCGCGCGACCGCTGCGCGCTTAGGCATCACCGCGAGCGATATCGATAACGTCCTCAATGACTCGTATTCGCAAGCCGAGCCGTCAACGATCTATAAAGCGCTGAACCAATACCACGTCGTGCTCGAAGCGCAGCCGCGGTTCTACACCGGCCCCGACGCGTTGAAAGACACGTACGTTCAAAGCAGCGCAGGCACTGTCCCCATAGCCGCAATCACGACATATAAGCCGCTGACGGGCCCACTCTCCGTCAACCACACCGGGCTCTATCCGTCCTCGACGCTGTCCTTCAACCTCGCCCCAGGTGCGTCCCTCAGCGATGCCACAGCACAGATTCACAACCTTGAATCATCGCTCGGTATCCCAAAGAGCGTACACGGAACCTTCACCGGAACCGCGCAGCAATATCAAGCATCGTTGAGCTCTGAGCCGTTGTTGATCGCCACCGCTATCTTCGCGATCTACATCGTTCTCGGCGTTTTGTACGAGAGCTTCATCCACCCGATCACGATTCTGACTACGCTGCCATCGGCATCTCTCGGCGCAGTGATCACGCTTGTGCTCTTTCACGCAGAGCTCGACATCATCTCGCTCATCGGCATCATCCTGCTGATCGGCATCGTGAAGAAGAACGCCATCATGATGATCGACTTCGCTCTACAGCTGGAGCGCGAGCAGCAGATGAAGACCGAGGACGCCATCTTCCAGGCATGTGTGCTGCGCTTCCGCCCCATCCTGATGACGACCGCTGCAGCGTTCTTCGGCGCAGTCCCTCTCGCTTTCGGCACCGGCATCGGATCGGAGCTGCGGCGCCCGTTGGGTCTCACGATTCTGGGCGGCCTGCTTGTCAGCCAGGTGCTCACGCTCTACACCACACCGGTCATTTACATGTTCATGGACCGCCTGCGCAAGCGCTTCTCGCGGCACGGCGCGCAGCTCCAGCCGCAAAGACCTCACACTTTGCCGACACCTCAGGAGGCACTCTAATGTCCCGTTCCTCTGCTTCGCCTCTTCTTGCTCGCGGCACTTCTGCCTGCGCTTCTTTGTTCTTCGCTCTCTCGCTCAGCGGTTGCCGCGTAGGCCCGAAGTATGTGCGTCCCGCTATGCCTGCACCGCCCGCAGTGAGCTACAAAGAAAACACTCCCGGCACTACGGAGGCGCAGAAAAGCGGTTGGAAGCAGGCCAATCCGTCAGACGCGATGATTCGCGGCAATTGGTGGGAGGTCTTCGGC
Above is a genomic segment from Granulicella cerasi containing:
- a CDS encoding efflux RND transporter permease subunit; this encodes MNLSELFIKRPVATILLMVAILLVGVVSYMQLPISALPEVNYPTIQVQTFYPGASPDVMSSTVTGPLEKQFGQIQGLSQMTSTSSGGSSVIVLQFSLTEDIDVAEQEVQAAINAATSYLPDDLPVPPIYSKTNPADAPVLTLALTSKSLTLSQVEDLADTRLAPKISQLSGVGLVTIQGGQKPAVRIQANPVALSSYGLTLEDLRTALSNNSVNGSKGTFNGPQQAYTIDANDQLTSADQYKDVVVAYKNGNAVFVKDIAHVTNSVENNQLAAWSGETPAIILNIQRQSNANTIKVVDSIQALLPELKSTLPASVEVRTLTDRTVTVRASVEDVEYELLLTIGLVVAVIFMFLRSWRATIIPAVAVPLSLIGTFAAMYALGYSLNNLTLMALTISTGFVVDDAIVMIENISRYLEEGMSPMEAALKGSSEIGFTILSLTVSLIAVLIPLLFMSDITGRLFREFAVTLAVTIVISAVVSLTLTPMMASRLLKHTPPEEEGRFYKWSENIFERIIHFYGRTLTWVLGRQIATLIVALLTIITAGLLYYYIPKGFFPTQDTGVIQAITQAPEATSFDAMEQRQKAVARIVLADPAVESISSFVGVDGTNATLNSGRLQITLKPLSTRKVSASDIIQRLRSKVSTVEGIKTYMQPVQDLTVEDRVSRTQYQYTIEDPDQAELNAWTQKIVEQFRKLPQLQDVVTDEAPNGNSLNVTIDRVTASRLGVTPSTLDATLYDAFGQRQVTTLYTQTNQYHVILEALPQFQSSPRGLDSIYLQGTNGTSSSSSTGSSSSSSSSSSSSTSSTSQLSAASSSGVSAVASSNSALATTSASSQLSSSASSNTLTSNSSVLQTASNNATTTIAGSSTTGTSAASSSGTSSSDTTALPIPMSAFSTVEKKLSPLTIDHQGQFPVVTVSFNLAPGVHLSQAVDAIHKVEKDMKPPVNLQLQFQGTAASYENSLANEGLLVLAALLTVYIVLGVLYESFIHPFTILSTLPSAGVGALLALFVCKQDLGIVGIIGIVLLIGIVKKNGIMIVDFAMQAEREEGKSPEEAIYSASLLRFRPILMTTLAALFGGIPLALGQGIGAELRRPLGIAMVGGLLVSQLLTLYTTPVIYLWFDRISQRLRRSRNAQFVPSVEPGA
- a CDS encoding efflux RND transporter permease subunit codes for the protein MNLSAPAIRRPIATILLTAAIALAGSIAFNVLPVSPLPQIDSPTISVNASLPGASPEVMAAAVATPLERQFGHIAGVTEMVSQSSTGSATISLQFDLNRNIDAAARDVQAAISAARTYLPTNLPSNPTYRKVNSADRPIAIIAVTSDSASTGEMYDSASTILEQKLSQIQGVGQVTVGGSSLPAVRVEINPLQLQHYGVSLTTVATFLQNQNAHSPTGSIADGKTTAFIKVNDQLSKAADYKDLVVTVKNGSPIRLRDVAEVEDGTESIRSAGYVNGKTAVMIIVFKQPGANIIQTVDKIKSELPAMQLAIPASQHIGIMVDATTTIRASLHDVERTLLLSILLVILVVFVFLRDWRATLIPGIAVPVSLIGTFAAMYLLGYSLDNLSLMALTISTGFVIDDAIVVMENIKRHLEDGMPTKEAAFKGAKEIGFTVLSITASLLAVFIPILMMGGIIGRLFREFAVTLSLAITISMLLSLTTTPMLCSLLLKQHGETRHGKLYLIVERAFELLVRGYERSLRWVLRDHAVMVLILFFVTAAMNITYLTRVSKGFFPTQDTGEIMGGMRGPQDASFGMMSDALKRAIAIVRADPAVQNAVGFTGGQGTSNSGFMFVALKPLAQRGVSAAEVVNRLRPRLAKIKQAQTFLMAAQDLQIGGRQTNAQYQYTLQADSTADLRSYVPKLYLKMKELPALRDVDTDLQAGGLEAYLTYDRATAARLGITASDIDNVLNDSYSQAEPSTIYKALNQYHVVLEAQPRFYTGPDALKDTYVQSSAGTVPIAAITTYKPLTGPLSVNHTGLYPSSTLSFNLAPGASLSDATAQIHNLESSLGIPKSVHGTFTGTAQQYQASLSSEPLLIATAIFAIYIVLGVLYESFIHPITILTTLPSASLGAVITLVLFHAELDIISLIGIILLIGIVKKNAIMMIDFALQLEREQQMKTEDAIFQACVLRFRPILMTTAAAFFGAVPLAFGTGIGSELRRPLGLTILGGLLVSQVLTLYTTPVIYMFMDRLRKRFSRHGAQLQPQRPHTLPTPQEAL